In Candidatus Methylomirabilota bacterium, a single genomic region encodes these proteins:
- a CDS encoding thiamine pyrophosphate-binding protein: protein MNTVADVVVDGLKRAGTPRLFGVPGVGANARLLDAARAHDLPFVLAYGDAAACVMAAVTGDLVGAPGVALAGPGPGVAAAVTGVAHAALDRSPMILLTDRHPGTLLACKASLRLEAPSAGHWIAHAARLALTPPRGPVHLDLPAGVAGAPAVPVAAAWRPEPPPPPAPEALDAAATLLARASRPVLVVGLGGRGAEAAPWLTAFAEALPAPVLATRKGKGAVPDPHPLRLGVLPGGAVEEDLLARADLVVALGLDAVEASPDSWPGDSALLHIAPFPAPGGLRRPVTEVAGDVALILEELAPRLRGGVRADWDVAALDRLKRELRAPGVATGRLTRRRVVAIAREALPAGTLAAVDPGPHAGDVAAGWDAIGPGEFLVSDGSATTGFALPAAIAAHLARPDRRVVCFTAAAGLVAAASELETATRLRVPVIVVAFGESGTGAPELQRLTRSFGVPAFAADGEERFAEALERALAAGGPAVVAVWA, encoded by the coding sequence CTGAATACAGTCGCAGACGTCGTCGTCGACGGTCTCAAGCGGGCGGGCACACCGCGGCTCTTCGGCGTGCCGGGCGTCGGCGCCAACGCCCGCCTCCTCGACGCCGCGCGCGCCCACGACCTCCCGTTCGTCCTCGCCTACGGCGATGCCGCGGCGTGCGTCATGGCCGCCGTGACGGGCGACCTCGTCGGCGCGCCGGGCGTCGCGCTCGCCGGCCCCGGACCGGGCGTCGCGGCGGCGGTCACGGGCGTCGCGCACGCGGCGCTCGACCGCTCGCCGATGATCCTCCTGACCGACCGCCACCCGGGAACGCTGCTCGCGTGCAAGGCGAGCCTCCGGCTCGAGGCGCCGTCGGCCGGCCACTGGATCGCCCACGCGGCGCGGCTCGCGCTGACGCCGCCGCGCGGTCCCGTGCACCTCGACCTGCCGGCCGGCGTGGCCGGCGCTCCCGCGGTCCCCGTGGCCGCCGCGTGGCGTCCCGAGCCTCCGCCGCCGCCCGCGCCCGAGGCTCTCGACGCCGCCGCGACGCTCCTCGCCCGGGCGTCGCGTCCCGTGCTCGTCGTCGGGCTCGGCGGCCGCGGGGCCGAGGCCGCGCCGTGGCTCACCGCCTTCGCCGAGGCCTTACCGGCGCCGGTGCTCGCGACGCGGAAGGGGAAGGGCGCGGTCCCCGACCCGCATCCGCTGAGGCTCGGCGTGCTGCCGGGGGGCGCCGTCGAGGAGGACCTCCTCGCGCGCGCCGACCTCGTCGTGGCGCTGGGCCTCGACGCCGTCGAGGCGTCGCCGGACTCGTGGCCGGGAGACAGCGCGCTGCTACACATCGCGCCATTCCCCGCGCCGGGCGGCCTGCGCCGGCCCGTGACGGAAGTCGCGGGCGACGTCGCGCTGATCCTCGAGGAGCTCGCGCCGCGGCTGCGCGGCGGCGTGCGCGCCGACTGGGACGTGGCCGCGCTCGACCGCCTGAAGCGCGAGCTCCGCGCGCCTGGCGTCGCGACGGGCCGCCTGACGCGCCGGCGCGTCGTGGCCATCGCGCGCGAGGCGCTCCCGGCCGGAACGCTCGCCGCCGTGGATCCGGGCCCTCACGCCGGGGACGTGGCGGCGGGATGGGACGCGATCGGGCCCGGGGAGTTCCTCGTCTCGGACGGCTCGGCGACGACGGGCTTCGCGCTGCCCGCGGCGATCGCGGCCCACCTCGCCCGCCCGGACCGGCGCGTCGTCTGCTTCACCGCGGCGGCCGGCCTCGTCGCCGCCGCCTCGGAGCTCGAGACCGCGACGCGGCTCCGCGTGCCCGTGATCGTCGTCGCCTTCGGCGAGAGCGGGACGGGCGCGCCCGAGCTCCAGCGGCTCACGCGGAGCTTCGGCGTGCCGGCGTTCGCCGCGGACGGCGAGGAGCGCTTCGCGGAGGCGCTCGAGCGGGCGCTCGCCGCGGGCGGGCCCGCGGTGGTCGCGGTCTGGGCCTGA
- a CDS encoding SUMF1/EgtB/PvdO family nonheme iron enzyme, which yields MRFVTVPAGAFRMGWEVGHPSERPVHEVWLDEFLIATTPVTNTDYAPYLAATGAPPPPFWEDAAFADPLQPVVGLAWDEAAAFALWAAGRLPTEAEWEKAARGGLAGARYPWGDAKPAGAFDRPPRVPATPGNPLGLTDLAGVCHEWCADWFDEGYYGRSPATNPRGPAAGERRASRGGAWRHADPWSPVAHRSSLPPRLRYSDYGLRLARDP from the coding sequence ATGCGCTTCGTCACCGTGCCGGCCGGCGCATTCCGCATGGGCTGGGAGGTGGGCCACCCCTCGGAGCGTCCCGTCCACGAAGTGTGGCTCGACGAGTTCCTGATCGCGACGACGCCCGTGACGAACACCGACTACGCGCCCTACCTCGCGGCCACGGGCGCGCCGCCGCCGCCCTTCTGGGAGGACGCCGCGTTCGCGGATCCCCTCCAGCCCGTGGTCGGCCTCGCGTGGGACGAGGCGGCGGCGTTCGCCTTGTGGGCGGCAGGGCGGCTGCCGACGGAGGCGGAGTGGGAGAAGGCGGCGCGCGGCGGCCTCGCCGGCGCCCGGTATCCCTGGGGCGACGCGAAGCCGGCCGGCGCCTTTGACCGGCCGCCGCGCGTCCCCGCGACGCCCGGGAACCCGCTCGGCCTCACCGACCTCGCCGGCGTCTGCCACGAATGGTGCGCCGACTGGTTCGACGAGGGCTACTACGGGCGCTCGCCGGCGACGAACCCGCGCGGCCCGGCCGCGGGCGAGCGCCGCGCGAGCCGCGGCGGCGCCTGGCGCCACGCCGATCCGTGGAGCCCCGTCGCCCACCGCTCCTCGCTCCCGCCGCGCCTCCGCTACTCCGACTACGGCCTGAGGCTCGCGCGCGACCCCTGA
- a CDS encoding pyridoxal phosphate-dependent aminotransferase, whose translation MNVASRMLRLGTESAFEVLARAKALERAGRQIVHLEIGEPDFDTPAHIKEAAKQALDAGATHYGPSAGLPELREAIAKHVGETRGVPVAPEEVVVTPGAKPIMFFTILALAGEGAEVIYPNPGFPIYESVINFVGAVPVPIPLREESGFGFDLELFQRRISPRTRLIIVNSPENPTGGVLDRGQLEVVARVAAERQIPVLADEIYRQFLYEGEFTSIMGFPGMRELTVLLDGFSKSYAMTGWRLGYGVMPAHLAEHVTRLMVNSASCTASFVQLAGIAALQGDQTPVARMVAEFKRRRDLIVEGLARLPGVRCARPRGAFYVFPNITGTGRPSAEVAERLLNEAGVAVLAGTAFGAHGEGYLRLSYANSEANLRLALERMRPVFESFAKR comes from the coding sequence ATGAACGTCGCGTCCCGGATGCTGCGCCTCGGCACGGAGTCGGCCTTCGAAGTCCTCGCGCGCGCGAAGGCTCTCGAGCGCGCGGGGCGGCAGATCGTCCACCTCGAGATCGGCGAGCCCGACTTCGACACGCCGGCGCACATCAAGGAGGCCGCCAAGCAGGCGCTCGATGCCGGCGCCACGCACTACGGCCCGTCGGCGGGATTGCCCGAGCTGCGCGAGGCGATCGCCAAGCACGTGGGCGAGACGCGCGGCGTGCCCGTGGCGCCCGAGGAGGTCGTCGTCACGCCGGGCGCCAAGCCGATCATGTTCTTCACGATCCTGGCGCTCGCGGGCGAGGGGGCCGAGGTGATCTACCCGAACCCGGGCTTCCCGATCTACGAGTCCGTGATCAACTTCGTCGGCGCCGTGCCCGTGCCGATCCCGCTGCGCGAGGAGAGCGGGTTTGGCTTCGATCTGGAGCTCTTCCAGCGGAGGATCTCGCCGCGGACGCGGCTCATCATCGTCAACTCTCCGGAGAACCCGACCGGCGGCGTGCTCGACCGCGGCCAGCTCGAGGTCGTCGCGCGGGTCGCCGCGGAGCGCCAGATCCCGGTGCTCGCCGACGAGATCTACCGCCAGTTCCTCTACGAGGGCGAGTTCACGTCGATCATGGGCTTTCCCGGGATGCGCGAGCTGACGGTGCTGCTCGACGGCTTCTCCAAGTCCTACGCGATGACGGGCTGGCGGCTCGGGTACGGCGTCATGCCCGCCCATCTCGCCGAGCACGTGACGCGCCTCATGGTGAACTCCGCGTCCTGCACGGCCTCGTTCGTCCAGCTCGCGGGGATCGCCGCGCTCCAGGGCGACCAGACGCCGGTCGCGCGCATGGTCGCCGAGTTCAAGCGGCGGCGCGATCTCATCGTCGAGGGCCTGGCCCGGCTTCCCGGGGTCCGCTGCGCGCGGCCCCGCGGCGCCTTCTACGTCTTCCCCAACATCACGGGCACGGGCCGGCCGTCGGCCGAGGTCGCCGAGCGGCTTCTCAACGAGGCCGGCGTCGCCGTCCTCGCCGGCACGGCCTTCGGCGCGCACGGCGAGGGCTACCTGCGGCTCTCGTACGCGAACTCGGAGGCGAACCTCCGGCTCGCCCTCGAGCGCATGCGCCCGGTGTTCGAAAGCTTCGCCAAGCGCTGA